One Amaranthus tricolor cultivar Red isolate AtriRed21 chromosome 1, ASM2621246v1, whole genome shotgun sequence DNA window includes the following coding sequences:
- the LOC130810391 gene encoding uncharacterized protein LOC130810391 has protein sequence NNNNNNNNNNNNKNNNNNNNNNNNNNNNNNNNNNNNNNNNNNNNNNNNNNNNNNNNNNNNNNNNNNNNNNNNNNNNNNNNINNNNNNNNNNNNNNNNNNNNNNNNNNNNHNHNNNDNNNNNNNNNNNTNNNNNNNNNNNNNNNDNNNNNNNNKNNTKNNNNNNNNNNNNNNNNNNNNNNNNNNNNNNNNNNNNNNNNNNNNNNKYYNNNNNNKNNNNNNNNNNNNNNNNNNNNNNNNNNYNYNNNNNNNNNNNNNNNNNNNNNNNNNNNNNNNNNNKNNNNNNNNNNNNNNNNNNNNNNNNNNNN, from the coding sequence aataataataataataataataataataataataataaaaataataataataacaataataataacaataacaataacaataataataataataataataataataataataataataataataataataataataacaataacaataacaacaacaacaataataataataataataataataataataataataataataataataataataataataataataacaataataataatataaacaataataataataataacaataataacaataataacaataataataataacaataataacaataataataataataataatcataatcataataataatgataataataataataataataataataataataatactaataataataataataataataataataataataataataataatgataataataataataacaataacaataagaataatactaaaaataacaataataataataataataataacaataataataataataacaataataataacaataataacaataataataataataacaataataacaataataataataacaataacaataataacaacaataacaataaatattataataataataataataataaaaataataataataataataataataataataataataataataataacaataataataataacaataataataataattataattataataataataataataataataataataataataataataataataataacaataataataataataacaataataataacaataataacaataataataataaaaataataataataataataataataataataataataataataataataataataataataataataataataacaacaacaat